Proteins from a single region of Pseudomonas quebecensis:
- a CDS encoding TetR/AcrR family transcriptional regulator produces MNRVTPQEGAAGIAAAVVESVQYQGRKASRQGSEQRRQDILDAAMRIVVRDGVRAVRHRAVAAEAGVPLSATTYYFKDIDDLLTDTFAQYVERSAAFMGKLWVRNEGLLREMVAYGDGSPQSRSQLADDIARLTADYVMRQLTNRREHLMAEQAFRQEALLNPRLAQLVRSHQQILLQGTGQFFQVLGSREPQQDAKVLTAIIGRMEYQGLLGGPEPLTADEMLEILKRYMHLVLASV; encoded by the coding sequence GTGAACCGCGTAACCCCACAAGAAGGCGCCGCCGGCATTGCTGCTGCCGTGGTTGAAAGCGTCCAGTACCAGGGCCGCAAGGCCAGTCGCCAAGGCAGCGAGCAGCGCCGGCAAGATATTCTGGATGCCGCCATGCGCATCGTGGTGCGCGATGGCGTGCGGGCCGTGCGCCATCGCGCGGTGGCGGCCGAGGCGGGGGTGCCGCTGTCGGCGACCACCTATTACTTCAAAGACATTGACGACCTGCTCACCGACACCTTCGCCCAGTACGTGGAGCGCAGCGCCGCGTTCATGGGCAAGCTGTGGGTGCGTAACGAAGGTTTGCTGCGCGAGATGGTTGCCTATGGCGATGGCAGCCCGCAGTCGCGTTCGCAGTTGGCGGACGACATCGCGCGCTTGACCGCCGATTACGTCATGCGCCAATTGACCAACCGCCGTGAGCACTTGATGGCCGAACAGGCGTTCCGTCAGGAAGCCTTGCTCAACCCGCGCCTGGCGCAACTGGTGCGTTCCCATCAACAGATCCTGCTGCAGGGCACCGGGCAGTTTTTCCAGGTACTGGGTTCCCGCGAGCCGCAACAGGATGCCAAGGTGTTGACGGCGATTATCGGTCGGATGGAATATCAGGGCCTGCTGGGCGGCCCGGAGCCTCTGACCGCTGACGAGATGCTTGAGATTCTCAAGCGTTATATGCATTTGGTGTTGGCCTCGGTCTGA
- the lysS gene encoding lysine--tRNA ligase codes for MSDQQLDPQALQQEENSLIALRKEKLAAERAKGNAFPNDFRRDNYCDALQKQYADKTKEELAEAAIPVKVAGRIMLNRGSFMVIQDMTGRIQVYVNRKTLSEETLASVKTWDMGDIIAAEGTLARSGKGDLYVEMTNVRLLTKSLRPLPDKHHGLTDTEQRYRQRYVDLIVNEDVRHTFRVRSQIIAHIRSFLMQRDFLEVETPMLQTIPGGAAAKPFETHHNALDMEMFLRIAPELYLKRLVVGGFEKVFEINRNFRNEGVSTRHNPEFTMLEFYQAYADYEDNMDLTEELFRELAQLVLGSTDVPYGDKVFHFGEPFVRLSVFDSILKYNPELTADDLNDIDKARAIAKKAGAKVLGFEGLGKLQVMIFEELVEHKLEQPHFITQYPFEVSPLARRNDDNPNVTDRFELFIGGREIANAYSELNDAEDQAERFMAQVADKDAGDDEAMHYDADFVRALEYGMPPTAGEGIGIDRLVMLLTNSPSIRDVILFPHMRPQA; via the coding sequence ATGAGCGACCAACAACTCGACCCGCAAGCCCTGCAACAGGAAGAAAACTCCCTGATCGCCCTGCGCAAGGAAAAGCTTGCTGCCGAGCGCGCCAAGGGCAACGCCTTCCCCAACGACTTCCGCCGCGACAACTACTGCGATGCCTTGCAGAAACAGTACGCGGACAAGACCAAGGAAGAGCTGGCTGAAGCGGCGATCCCGGTCAAGGTGGCAGGTCGCATCATGCTCAACCGTGGCTCGTTCATGGTGATCCAGGACATGACCGGGCGTATCCAGGTCTACGTCAACCGCAAGACCCTGTCCGAAGAAACCCTGGCCTCGGTGAAAACCTGGGACATGGGCGACATCATCGCCGCCGAAGGCACCCTGGCCCGTTCCGGCAAGGGCGACCTGTACGTGGAAATGACCAACGTGCGCCTGCTGACCAAGTCCTTGCGCCCGCTGCCGGACAAGCACCACGGCCTGACCGACACCGAGCAGCGCTATCGCCAGCGCTACGTCGACCTGATCGTCAACGAAGACGTACGCCACACCTTTCGCGTCCGTTCGCAGATCATCGCCCACATCCGCAGTTTCCTGATGCAGCGTGACTTCCTGGAAGTGGAAACGCCGATGCTGCAAACCATCCCCGGCGGTGCCGCAGCCAAACCGTTCGAAACCCACCACAACGCGCTGGACATGGAAATGTTCCTGCGTATCGCGCCTGAGCTGTACCTCAAGCGCCTGGTGGTCGGTGGCTTCGAAAAGGTCTTCGAGATCAACCGCAACTTCCGCAACGAAGGCGTCTCGACCCGTCACAACCCTGAATTCACCATGTTGGAGTTCTACCAGGCGTACGCCGACTATGAAGACAACATGGACCTGACCGAAGAACTGTTCCGCGAGCTGGCGCAGCTGGTCCTGGGCAGCACCGACGTGCCGTACGGCGACAAGGTGTTCCACTTCGGCGAGCCGTTCGTGCGCCTCTCGGTGTTCGATTCGATCCTCAAGTACAACCCCGAGCTGACCGCCGATGACCTGAACGACATCGACAAGGCTCGCGCCATCGCCAAGAAAGCCGGCGCCAAGGTGCTGGGCTTCGAAGGCCTGGGCAAACTGCAGGTGATGATTTTCGAAGAGCTGGTGGAGCACAAGCTGGAGCAGCCGCACTTCATTACCCAGTACCCGTTCGAAGTGTCGCCGCTGGCCCGTCGCAACGATGACAACCCGAACGTCACCGACCGTTTCGAGCTGTTCATCGGCGGCCGCGAAATCGCCAACGCCTACTCCGAGTTGAACGACGCGGAAGACCAGGCCGAGCGCTTTATGGCCCAGGTGGCCGACAAGGATGCTGGCGATGACGAAGCCATGCACTACGACGCCGACTTCGTTCGCGCCCTGGAATACGGCATGCCGCCGACCGCCGGTGAAGGGATCGGCATCGATCGCCTGGTGATGTTGTTGACCAACTCGCCGTCGATCCGCGATGTGATCCTGTTCCCGCACATGCGGCCACAAGCGTAA